aaaattgactgaaacaattatttCTTCATCAAAAAAGATTAATAATCAATTAACTGaatcgtttcagctctaatCACATGTATCTTAACAATCTGTATTCATCTCTTCATCTACAGATTGATAGGGTTAGTTTCCTGTTTTCCGAAGAAGAGAATCTATTTATGGAGGAAACTCCAGCATATGATGTAAACAGAACACTCCTTAGACCCAGTGTTCTTCATTTTAACTGatggagaaaggaaaagagtTTGCCAGCCTGACCTCCAACACCACAGCCTGACGTCTCTGTAGATCCTCTACATATTGTTTGTTAGGAGCTGTTGACCGCTGCAGGCTGGCATTTCTCAACAGGGAGCTTTGTTTAAACCACGTTTGAAGCAGATATAATGTAGGAAGAAGTTTTGCACCACTAATGTCTGGTTCTCTTTACTGTCACAATTTTCCTTTCTTGTTTGCTGATTCTTGGGAAAAACACTAAAGTTCTGGAAGGATGTAAGTCTGCAGAGGTTGTGCTAGCAGTTTGTTGTTGTGCATTCAAggttatatttgatattttattggatttttgtgtcatatttttatgttaaaagGTGCTGAGTGTGATTTGAAGTGGACTTTATATTGCATGCATTGATCTCttggtttgttgtttgctgtttttgttcctgtgtgttgctgcagtggTAGAGCATTTTTCCATAGAGCGTTTTTGCAAACAGCATGAGTTCTTatatcatttgttttctcacagtCCATTAGTTATCTGCCCTGCGCTGGCAGGAATACATTAGGCATCGGATCATTACAATAAAGTGAAATGTACCTGAGCGTctgcatgcttttttttttgcacatgttACGAGAGCTTTTTGTGTCTGTCAGCAATCAGCCGTCTGATTTGATTTAGTGTGTTGAGTCTGCATGTAATTGGTAATGGCTGCTTGTGTGGTCAATACAGCAAccgaaaaaaaaaagcttagtTATGCAGTAAAGGTCATGATTGAATATCGCCCTCTCTCTGATCGCTTTTAGTGCCACAGCCGCCGACCATAACTCACCAATCCCCCAAGGATTACATCATCGACCCACGAGAGAATATTATAATCCACTGCGAGGCGAAGGGGAAGCCTCACCCCAGGTAGGAATATGTCAAGTGTGATTTTGCATTCATGGTGCTGTTACTAAGAAACATACTCCAGGTTTAGATTAAGCCACCACCTGTCCAATTTCAGATTAAAGCTTCAGTTTATGACAAATCTCCAGAAAATATAGTTTAAAAGTTTTTGTTATTCAGACTTTGTAAGTAAAGTTGGCATTTTACTCCTGCACATGCTGCTCTCACCAGATGCCAAGCTAATGCTTTTTGaatcttttgtctttattcCCTTTATACATCTCAGTGTAACGCCTAATTAATTTGCCTCAacactgcatgcacacacacacttgcacttCTACTACATCTCCTAGCCCTTAACCTTCACTTTACTTTACCCTAATATAACCTTAAGCCCAAAGCCAAGTCTTATGTAACCCTCAAATATCCTTTTGAGGAAGTGCAGACTGGCAATCAGCAAAGATTGTGCACAACCAAATTTGGAATGGGGAATCATATTTGATTGGAATTGGTTcacaacttttattttattacacatTGAAATATGTGACATCACCTTTCTGCAACCGAACCTGGCTCACTTCAAACCAAAGATACAGAAATATCTACTCATTGTAAGAagctgattgagaaaataagTTTTCATGGCCTTTAAATCTTATCAGTTCTTCCAGTTATTATGTTACACAGACGTTCCTGGAATGAGAATGATAGCTCCTGCACGCAGTGTGGTGGCTGCACGCTTCACATGATTATCAGAGGATATGAACTGTTCTGTTTTGACACTGGTCTGGTTTTTGTTCCTCAGTTTCTCCTGGACTAGAAACGGGACCCACTTTGACATCGATGAGGACCCCAACGTGACCATGAAGCCCCACTCCGGGACCCTGGTGGTGGACATCAGCAGAGCGAAGGCTGAACATTACGAGTGCGTGTACCAGTGTACGGCGAGGAACAAACATGGAACTGCTGTTTCCAGCAACATAGTCGTTCGACAGTCCAGTAAGTGCGGTGCAGTCTATCATTtctaacatttcattttcttctatTTTCTTAATGTCATCTTTCTCACatcattctttttttcctctttgaaCAATTAGTAGCATTTTCCATCTTAAGAGCTCTCCTGGAAGGTAAAGGTCGCATGAAGGAAGCAGCATGTTTTACTTTGCAGTAGATAGAGCGAACAGTCCTTTGTATTTCTCCTTCTGCGTATTGTTATTCAGTCAGCCATTATCCCACTCATCTTGCCTCGTCACCTCTCGTCACCCCCATATTTCATATCTAATTATGCAACTCCACATCCACTGATGTGTGTTTCCCTCTTCAGGGTCCCCCTTGTGGTCAAAGGAGAAAATCAAGCCAATCGTCGTTCAGGAGGGTGTGTCCTTGGTGCTGCCGTGTCGACCCCCTGTCGGCCTGCCTCCTCCTATCATATTCTGGATGGACAATTGTAAGATAATGTTTAAGCTGCGTACATAAACACATTATGACACACTGTTGTTTACAATATGTGTCCTGTCTCAAAATGATGCGTCTGCTCTAAAGAAGTCCTCGTCAGTGTTCCGTACAGTTAACTTCCTGAGCTTCGcttttgttttcaaacattAATATATCCCAACTGCAACCATCAGGTGTCCTGTTTGTGGCAGAGAACTAGGGGCTTATAGGAAATGTGGTCTTAATGTTGcgaaatacaaacacaatgcCTCCACAAATAGTTTGAGGCTACTAACAGTTTCAGCCTGTTgattttaaagggtcagttcacccaaatgaCAGGAAAGCATATTCTCTCTTACTCCTAATGAGATAATTTAGGTAATTTACATAATCTAACCACAAGGGACACTTAGTAGCTGTTGTCAAGTTTTTTATGATATCACACAATCTTTCTAAGTGCATGGAGTTTTCCACAccaaatgtcagtgttttatgaGCACTTTAAGGACTTTAAGGACCACAAGGTCTGTTAAGTAGCGGCTGTGACAATCTACAAGGCTTAACATCTGGGTTTATTTAAatgatattatcatatgtgtattaatAACTACAAATatcattatttcatgttttagtATGTAATTTAATCATATCTAATGCCGGTATATCACAACATCCCTATAAGAGGTTATTGGACTTTAATTGTTGGTTCTCAGAAAACATTGACAGCAACATCTGTTTCAAGAAACAGTGTCCCAGTGACTTTGGATCATCCACCAAACACTACTTCTTTAGTAATAATCTGTCATCTAAATGTTTGTAATCAGCATCAATCAACTCTTTAAAGAAAGCAGCTAATAATGTAGCAGCATTAATAACaggagcattttttttaaattgctgtaCGCCtcaaatatttacttttctgttcatttcagACTTCCAGAAGCTGCCTCAGAGCAGCAGGGTGTCCCAGTCCCTCAACGGAGACCTTTACTTCGCTAACGTCCTCCGAGAGGATTCAAGGAACGACTACATCTGCTACGCCCGCTTCCCATACACACAAACCATCCAGCAGAAACAACCAATCACTGTTAAGGTCCTAAACAGTaagtctgactgtgtgtctgtgagaagaTAAAGGATACACACTGAAGGTGTAATGAGCGAGCAAGCAAGCATAACTGAGATGACTAGAGTTTGAGGCAGCTCATTTACAGTCGTGTGTGTGCTGGCATGATTGCGTAGGAGGGAAACAGCATTTCCTATCTGTGATTTCATCCTCAGAGACGCCAGCGGTCGTCATCCCACTGAAAAGACATATTGTCAGAGCTCTCATGGCTCCCCGCTTACTATCTGCCAGGCAGGCGTTCATTATATTACTTCTGTGAGACGTTCTGTATACGCACACTCCACCTACAACAAAGACTGCTCTCATTCAGTCGAGCATTGCAGCTGACGTGAAGACAGCCTGTTCCCGAAAGGAAAGATTACAGTCATTTGagtttttagtcatttaaagtcatttttttttattctgaacgCCCTCATGTTAAGTTAACACatgtgttattgtttgtttattttttcctccatgTCTGATGATATCAACTTGTGGCGtgtttgatttttctgttgtgttacaGTGGATGCAATCAATGACACAATGGCAGCTTTTTACAATGACACTGATTTGTTTAGTGGTGAGTTGTGGCACCCCCTAGTGTTTACCCCCCTCCGACCTAGAGCTCCAAACTCGAGCACCTTACCCACTAACACTAACCCTTCAACCCGTCAACCCAACGCTCTTTACAGTCTCACTGATTTATTTAGGGGTGACATCTGGCACCCTCTAGTGTTTACCCCCCGACATAGCGCATTAAACTATCTAGCTGTCACCCACTAACACTAACCCCTGAATCCAAGAATCCAAGTTagttctctgtccctctgtcacTCCTGCTCTATCCAATTGAACCCCTTCTGATAACTACTCACTTCCTGTAATGATCTGCTTAAACTGGCACTGCATGACGATTCCAACATCAACTGAACTGATTGAGTCTCTTAACATTTATACAGTCTTGAGCTTtggaaacaacattttgatttaagataaaaaatgtaaacagattAACTATAAATTAATTTGATACTAAAACAAATCTTTAAAGTATACATATGTTTAAATTCTCCTTTCTGTTTGCCTTTCCTTCTGCCTAAAATCCAGCTGCAATCTTCATTTTCATAATCACTCGTCCCCTGCTGCCCTGCCTAATTTTAGAGCGCACCTACTTAATCATTTTCTTCTCACTTCATTTCTCATTGCTCAGAAGATCTTTAaatttgtctctttgtctgaaCAATACCACACATTGGCTAACGCGACACATTCAAGCACATGCCAGGGTGTTAAGTTATCATCATCGGCATCATCATAAACATGTAGTCTCATTGTTTTATTATCAGTTTGGTTTGTAGCAGAATGCAAGTCTTCATGTCTCTTATTCTCGATTCTACATTAGGTTCATTTTAGTCTTTATTATAAGGCCAGAGGGCAATTAATTGACAATAAACACCCGCAGAAAGCAGTGCAATAAAACACGACATGGCTATAAAATTTACAACCAACCATAAAATATGAGAGATAAAGTGGCCGAGTGCCTGAGGAGAGGTTTCATGATACCAAAGCAAAGAAAGGATCATGAATGTAAAGGGCCTTTGTCTTGTTGTGGACCCAGTTGGTAACAGTTTTCTTTGTGTGGCTGCAGAAGAGCCAGCAGATGAGAGGAAGCCAACCTTCCTCGTCCCATCTGGCCCCTCCAGTTCCAAGACAGTGTTGAGAGGACAGGTGCTGGAGATGGAGTGTATCGCCGAAGGACTGTAAGTGAAAGAATCTGCCATTACTGCAGTTCTTAAAGCCTCAAGTGCCCACCTGCTCGAGTGCCATCATCACTCTTTGTCTCtaccctccctccttctctttgaATCCAGGCCCACCCCTGAAATCTCCTGGTCCAAAGTGAGCGGCGTCCTACCAGCCAAGCGCACATCTTTCCTCCACTACCAGAGAACCCTTCGCATTGTGAACGTGTCTGAGTCAGACGCTGGAGATTACCGCTGCACCGGCCGGAATCCACTCGGCTCGGTGCACCACACCATCCATGTTACGGTCAAAGGTGCGTCTGTGATGAACTGCACAGCATCCCATCAGGCCGTTCGCTCACCATGTGGCGACAGAGTCACTCCTTCTGCCTGTCTCTTCATTCTCCCTCCATCTCATAATTGATTTATGCACAGATGCCAACAGGGCAGTGTGTTCGGTGATTAATTCTCCAGCCTTCTGCTGTGCTCTCTTCTATTTTCAGCTGCTCCATATTGGATCAGTGGCACTCCCAGGAACCTTGTTCTAGCACCGGGAGAGAATGGAGTGCTGACCTGCAGGGCCAGCGGCACGCCCAAGCCCTCCATCACCTGGGCCATGAATGGCATCCCCATTGAGAGTGAGTGCAGCCCGCTCCTTTGACTCAAACTCTCTTAGAGAAGACATTTTCATTCTGGAGATTGGGCAttgtttgaattttttatttgaGACTACTGCACAGCATTTCTACCCTATATTTGATATTATGATACCTGAGTTTGACACAGATGCCAAAACAATACTTTTTCCATACCTTACATTGAGAAatataaagatgttttttcttgaagacccacaaaataaacaaaacttcTCAGTTACATCAGTGTTTCATGTtgtcttaaaggaatagtccaacattttcagaaaatacGGCAGAAAAATATTAGGTAACCAGCAGAGAGACTCCAGGAAGCAGACATGTGAAGTCAATTAGTCCAAGTCTCAAGTAAGTCCCAAGTTATTTTTCTTGGGCAAATCAAGTTGAGTCCTTAGTCAAGAAGTTTATAAAgctttcttaatttcttctcaataataaaaaatattccctccccatcacttttaaaaagtgaaatactgacagcgAGACTAAAAATTGAACTGACATACTAACATAATGTGAAGACAAGTCCACATCTTTGCCAGGAAGTAACTATACCGAGTCAAGACCCCCATAAAACCACAAACTTGTTGATTTTACACTTTACTTTTTGTACAAGTTCAGAAAGCAAAATACAACGGGTTAATAAATGAGCTTCACAGATGCTGGAaggctgatttttttatgttttaacagagccaggctagctttcACTCCCTGATTTCACtctttatgttaagctaagctaaccagctactggctatagcttcatatttagcatacaaACATGAGAGAGAAATCAAATCGTTCTCCCTTAACGAGGCAAAAAATTGAATGGGCacttttcccaaaatgttgaactattcgCAGCCATAAAATAACTCAGTAGTTTTCAATAATTGATGCTACAGAGACATTTTGGTTGCCGCTCAAAAAGTATTAAGGTTTGATATCCAGCCTTACACATGGGATGCATAAATGAAAGCCCAAGTTATCTGTTTGGCAACCAAGAGCCCAAAAAGCTCCTTTCAGCATGTTTGAAGCCTCTTGACAAGATTCATCCAGAATTCAAAGAGCCAGAGTTACAACTGTAACCCTGGTATCCATGAACAGATTCCCCTAAGGATCCCAGCAGAAAGGTGGAGGACGACACCATCATCTTCACTGAAGTGCAGACTGGATCCAGTGCCGTCTACCAGTGTAATGTCTCCAATGACTACGGTTATCTCCTCTCCAACGCCTTCGTCAATGTGCTCTGTGAGTTCATTACACAAGATCCATTTGCATTAGAATGCTGTTTTCCATGCACATTGATTTCTGGAGAGTAATAACATGGAAATAATTACTGCTGCGTCACTACAGCCGAGATGCCCAGAGTGCTGACACCAGCCAACAAAGTCTACCAGGTCATCAAAAATCACCGGGCTCTGATGGACTGCGCTTCCTTTGGGTCACCCATCCCTAAAATTGAATGGTGAGTTAATGAACTTCCAACAGAggaatgtgttttatgtgtgtcttTAAAAGCTCAAAgcgtctgcctctctgtctcaggTTCAAAGGCAGTCGGTCCAGCACCTTGGCTGGAGACCCGTACATTTTTCATGACAATGGGACTTTAGAGATTCAGATAGCTCAAGCCAACAACAGTGGAAAATACACCTGTGTGGCCAGGAACATCCTCGGTATCTCTGAGAATCACATCTACCTGGAGGTCAAAGGTGAGAGAGTTTCTGTAACGAAGATCCTTGTCATGTAAAACAGGGAGTGAATAAAACTAGCTAATAACTCACATAGTGCTGTTGATGCTGAAAGATTTTGGtagttaaagtaaaaatatcaaacatttctgTTTACATTGACTAAGTTAACCAAACCTGCCCAAAAAGGGTCATCTCACAGTGATCTTTTGTGTGAATACTATTTACAATAAATTGTTTTGATTCTTTAATTTTTGTCCCATTTAAACTGAATCGAACCTCTTGGTCCCTCTCCCATCAGAGCCCACCCGGATCCTGAAGCAGCCGGAGTACAAAGTGGTCCAGAGGGGCAGGTCTGTGGTGTTTGAGTGCAAGGTGAAACACGACCCGTCACTCATCCCCACCATGACCTGGCTCAAAGACGACGGAGAGCTGCCTGATGATGAGAGGTCAGAGCTTTTGACTTCTTCCCTGTGTTCAGTGTCTTTTATGGTAGTTTTAATGGGATCTAGCCTGTATCTAATTAGCAGTCTTACCttaaaaggtgcattatgtaacttttttggCATCAATTTTGGTTCATAGATATTgatggatgtgtttttcttaacCCACCACAACTCAGAACGTAAGCCTGTTTTGCAATAAgatttacaaatacaaatgcaaaCATCTGGCAAAGTACAACTAAAACCTATGTCAGCTCTTGCAAACTGCTATTCTTTGTATCAAGAGTTTggtctttgttgttttgcttttttatagAAGTTTTCTCATTTAGTGCTGAACCATCTGTTACATGCTTTGTTTCCAGATTAATCGTGGACTCTGACAGCCTCACCATCACTGATGTGACAGAGAACGATGCAGGCGTGTACACCTGCATCATGAACACCACTCTGGACCACGACTCAGCCAGCGCTGAGCTCACTGTAGTCGGTAAGTTCAGCTTTGCAGGAGCTCAATTTCACTGACTcataaaacaaactcacaaatTATTAAAGGTCTTCCCAGAAAAGTGAATCCGTCCAGTAACATACAAAGCAGATTGCCTCTCAGCCCTTCAAGGTTAATTGCCGGAGAGTTTACTTAGAAGCGGATTTAGTCAGCtgtcatgaatatttgattgtTACCGTCTTAGCGAGCCAGATAatcttcttgttttcttctggCCGACTGACCACTAAACTCACGTTTTCACTCCTGCCCTCCTACCTGGCAGAGGCCACGCCGACACCAGCTGTTGTCTCCGGTAAACCTGCAGCACACATGAGCACCCAGATGTGCTCTGCTGACATGGCCTTGTGTTGTTTGTTGGATGTTTCTGTTTAGTGAAGCATGTTGTGGCctgaagatttatttttgaCCATCATAGAGCATTTtctattctttatttttcatttgttttgtctttaaggTGTTTTTTCattagattttcttttaaataaattgtatgtgttcatgtttttgctCAAACCCTTGAAGTCCGTATGCATTAAATCACTGATGCCAGCCTTAAACCACGCACACTTGAATGCAAAGATAATTTGTAAACAAACACGTCCTCGTTGCACCACTTGGGATCTTTTCAAATGCTCAATTTCCTCATCACTCATTTATTCCAAGCATGCGTTCCTCTTTATCGTTACAATTCCTAAACATTAGCCTCTCTGGTGAGCCTGAGACTCTATTTCATGCAGAGCGATTATGGATGATGCTCAGTTGAGCGCCACTTGTTTCATATGCATGATGCGGTCTGCATGTGCATCACAGAGCAAATAACATCCTCAAattgaaaatgtgaagaaatagagTAATTTAAAGGTGTGCTTGGttaaaccaacatttttttagcttttattgTGATTCTAGTGTCACGAAACAACATGATGTAACCGCAtatcctcttttgtttttgcttcatcTTCTCGTGGCATGAACCTTTCATAttatgtaactgtaactgtgtgCTGATGTTCCTGCCTGTGCTGTTTCTCCACCAGAGCAACCTGATCCCCCGACTGACCTCGAGCTGACAGATCAGAAAAAGAGGAGTGTTCAGCTCACTTGGACTCCTGGGGATGAACATAACAGCCCTATTCAGAGTAGgtcttaagtgtgtgtgtgtgtgcgttcagtGTCCCTTGATTTTGGTTTGAATTGGCAAAGAATCTCTCTCTCCTGACTCTCCAAACACGATGAAGGTACAAAACTAAATCTCTGGAGTGTCCTTTTGATTAATTATGTCGTTGGCATTTAGCAAACTCCCCTAAGCAGCATGTGGGGATATGTGAACAAAATCAGAATGATCTACAATAATTGAGTCTCCATAATTACAATCATCCAATCATATAGTCTGCAAGAGTccatgaaaaaagagaaaaatctccAAATTTGTCTTCTCAGAGGCGGAGTCCTTCCTGCAGTGGcccttaaaaaaatgtttcttcctATTTCACAAGTTGAAGAAAAAGATTCAGGACTTTTTTTATGCACACAAAATAATTACTTCTCTCAGATTCTGAGCACACATTTGTTAAAATCCCTGAGCAATTTTCCTTTGCAAAGATAATCCAAACACCTGATAGGTATGGCATATCAAGATACGGATTAAACAACATAATAATAGTAATCATCACACGGGTGTGTGTCACGATGCACATCTCCTTCACATcgagttgatcaggttgttgattgtggtcTGGATATTGGCAAGAAGTTGATCCAGAGTGTGCAAAACATGCTCAATGTGAGACATCTCTGAGTGGGATGGAAgtgggatgttttcagcttccgGGAGTTGTGTACAGATCCTCGCAGCATGGGGGCCGTGCATTTTCATGCTGCTAcaggaggtgatggtggtggataAATGGCACAACAATTGGCCTCAGGGTCTTGCCACatatctctgtgcattcaaaCTGCAATCAATAAAATACCcctgtgtttgctgtttgaaCAACAGCTCTGGACAGTAGACTTTTTTCATTCATACACAACTTGCAACATCAGGGGCATTGTTGTTTGGATAAAACTGctcattttagagtggccttttattgtgaagagtccaaaacacacccatgcactaATCATGCTGTTCAAGCAGCACCTGTCAGATAGATGGATTATCTTGGTGAAGGAGAAGTGCTTACTAATATgaatttcaacacatttctgCTCAAAATCTgtgggaaaaaatgttttgtaaatggAAAAGTCTTTAATCGTTTACTTCAACttaaataataaagtaaagaCATGTGAAAACAAGACACTTTGATAAGAAGTAGGGGTTCAGACACTTAGCAGATAGTATTTAAAACATAAGTACACCaattccctctctgtctgcctttctTGTCTCTTTCCAGCTATCACTATTAAAAGTAAAGTTGAAATGGCAAAAAGAAAATAGCATAAAAAAGTTTATAGTTTCTTCCATAACAGATGGCAATTGCTGGGGTCAACCTAGAAGCTGGTAATAAGTTTTAACAGCGTAGAAAATACCATAACATCCACAGAAAGCTCTTAAACCACTGCTGCAGCATTATACTACTTCACTGTCTGTTAGTAAATGCAGCATGTTGCAAACACTTATCATTTCATGAATACTTGGATAAATCTCCTTGAAGCCTCAAAGCACCGCCAGAAGCAGCATATTCAGACAGCAGCCAAAGAAACTTTCAGGACATTCATTCCAGTTCCGTGAATATACTGTCAGACAGTTTATAAAGGGTTCAGTCTTGTTCAATACTCGTCTTTTTTCGCTGTTTTTACACAGAATTTCTGATCCAGTATGAAGACaaacttcaccaccatggccACTGGCACAATCTTACCGAGGTGCTTGGAACAAAGACGACAGCTCACCTCACGCTGTCGCCCTATGTCCACTACACCTTCAGAGTTCTGGCCCTCAACGCTGTCGGTTTCAGCCGGCCCAGTTTTGCCTCCAGAGTGTTCAAGACTGAAGCTGCAGGTACACACTCAGCAGCTTTCTGATAGTGGAGTTTTTGCTAGGAGTTTGATTCTGTAAATTAATTCTGTGCGTTCATGTTtcaataatacataaataatcaACAAATCGGCTGATATTTTCTGCATACAAATGATTCTGGTTATGACCGTTTTGTAAGTAAAAACACGATCTTTGTTGAATGCCTTGTTTCAGAAGCAAGTGAAAGGTTTTCCTTGGGATactgtttcattttttgttaattttctgtatgttttttttagctcCAGACGAGAACCCGACAGGCGTACATGGATTTGGAACAGAGCATGATAATCTTGTTATCTCATGGAAGGTAATTAACTTGTTTAAGGCTATCTTCTTCAAATCCTGAAGCATTCAGTGTTGGCCGAAGAGTACCATGAAACATTAAAGTTTCCCTGTATTATGAAGcataattttgttaatttggttttattagctttagtttttattctcacttttctcctcttttgttAACATCCACCAAACCATTTATATCATAATCTACAAGTCATGTGTGGAAGTATGAAGGTCTATTTAAAACTTTCTCCTCTGCAGCCCCTGACCAGCCTCCAGTCTAATGGTCCAGGGCTTCACTACAAGGTGATGTGGAGGCAGAAGACGGTGGACAGTGATTGGACCACAGTGACCGTGGCTAACACCTCCAAGTTTGTTGTGTCTGGAACGCCCACATTTGTTCCATATGAGCTAAAAGTTCAGGCTGTGAACGACCACGGGGCGGGACCCGAGCCTGCTATTGCCCACGGCTACTCAGGAGAAGACTGTGAGTTAGATGCACTCTGGAGACACTTATAAGATATACTATGTAAGATAATCTGGTGTGGTGCATTTGTAacatttactcatttatttagctgctgttgtgttgtgctCCTTGTCTATTGTACAGTGCCAGTAGCAGCTCCAGAAAATGTACAGGCGGTGGTGAGGAACAGCACTGTGGCTGATGTACACTGGGATCCTGTGCCCTCTAAATTAATACGGGGACATCTTAAAGGCTTTAAGGTAAAGAACAAAAGGCCACATACAGTGTAACACGCACACCACTCCCACCAACATTAATACACACTAAGCCCTTACTGTATACTTTGTCTTGTAGGTGTACTACTGGAAAGAACGcaacctgcacaaacacaatccCCATCACTCGGATCAGCAGGTCCTGACCTTCAGTGGGAACCACACCCACGGGATGCTGCCCGGTCTGCACCCCTTCAGCCTCTACTCATTCAATGTCAGAGTTTATAACGGCAAGGGAGAGGGCCCCGCCAGCCTCACCCAGCAGTTTGAGACACCTGAAGGAGGTAGGAGAAGGAatattttcttcctgtctttcttcctttctgttGTAttatatgaaaacacacatctgcatTGATATTCCTAACACTGATCCAAAATCTGAGTAGTAAAGACATGATTCACATCATCATTCCATTCCCAGTATGATTTTATAACTTCTGTACTGTAGCTTTACTTTGACAAACTCGTGTAAGGTTTCATGAttggtgtgttttctgcagTGCCTGGGCCTCCGACTTCCCTGATAGTCACCAACCCCAACCTGGACTCTCTAACCCTCGAATGGAATCCTCCTCATGTCCGTAACGGACGCATCACCGGCTACACCCTCAAATATCAGCCAGGTGAGTTTTCTTTCTTCTATAAGATAACAACTGAACTTTTACATCTTTGCGTAGTCAGTGTCATCTTCCTTCATGTAGTTTGTAGTTCCGTACGTCCTCCTTTTTCACGTCTTGTACGGTCATCCTCAGATACTCAGATCACAAAACAGTTTATAAAAATTAAGGATTAATGTAGTCTAAGAGCATTTCAAGCTAGATATTTTGCAACATAAATTAACAAATCAACTTTTGTCACCTTCTATTCCTGAACCCTACACCTCTGTGCTCCAAATGCTTTCACTTCCAACTTTTTCATCCATGACACTCCAACCCCATCTacgccccccccctcctcctcctcatactTCTATTCAACTTACTTCACTACTCCCATCCCCATCCCATTATTCTTGTCACCCATCCTCCACCC
This sequence is a window from Pagrus major chromosome 8, Pma_NU_1.0. Protein-coding genes within it:
- the LOC141000780 gene encoding neuronal cell adhesion molecule-like isoform X8; translated protein: MKPHSGTLVVDISRAKAEHYECVYQCTARNKHGTAVSSNIVVRQSRSPLWSKEKIKPIVVQEGVSLVLPCRPPVGLPPPIIFWMDNYFQKLPQSSRVSQSLNGDLYFANVLREDSRNDYICYARFPYTQTIQQKQPITVKVLNMDAINDTMAAFYNDTDLFSEEPADERKPTFLVPSGPSSSKTVLRGQVLEMECIAEGLPTPEISWSKVSGVLPAKRTSFLHYQRTLRIVNVSESDAGDYRCTGRNPLGSVHHTIHVTVKAAPYWISGTPRNLVLAPGENGVLTCRASGTPKPSITWAMNGIPIENSPKDPSRKVEDDTIIFTEVQTGSSAVYQCNVSNDYGYLLSNAFVNVLSEMPRVLTPANKVYQVIKNHRALMDCASFGSPIPKIEWFKGSRSSTLAGDPYIFHDNGTLEIQIAQANNSGKYTCVARNILGISENHIYLEVKEPTRILKQPEYKVVQRGRSVVFECKVKHDPSLIPTMTWLKDDGELPDDERLIVDSDSLTITDVTENDAGVYTCIMNTTLDHDSASAELTVVEATPTPAVVSEQPDPPTDLELTDQKKRSVQLTWTPGDEHNSPIQKFLIQYEDKLHHHGHWHNLTEVLGTKTTAHLTLSPYVHYTFRVLALNAVGFSRPSFASRVFKTEAAAPDENPTGVHGFGTEHDNLVISWKPLTSLQSNGPGLHYKVMWRQKTVDSDWTTVTVANTSKFVVSGTPTFVPYELKVQAVNDHGAGPEPAIAHGYSGEDLPVAAPENVQAVVRNSTVADVHWDPVPSKLIRGHLKGFKVYYWKERNLHKHNPHHSDQQVLTFSGNHTHGMLPGLHPFSLYSFNVRVYNGKGEGPASLTQQFETPEGVPGPPTSLIVTNPNLDSLTLEWNPPHVRNGRITGYTLKYQPVNNSNELGPVEELALPPNGTSFTLPNLKYSTRYKFYLNAKTVMGAGPAVSQEAITIMDEAVASRQVDIATQGWFIGLMCAIALLILILLIICFIQRNKGGKYPVKEKEDAHTDPEFQPMKDDDCTFGEYSDNEDHKPLKGSRTPSNGTVKRDDSDDSLVDYGEGGDGQFNEDGSFIGQYSGKSASRDTAEGHESSEAPSPINAMNSLNSFV